The following proteins are encoded in a genomic region of Aquifex aeolicus VF5:
- a CDS encoding DUF6394 family protein, with translation MRLRKILTHFFILMALTTNISFVLSPNPYELAITISANLFATILKMGEGRILSNELMASSLVADLHLIPAGFVYFLGSVEEAVGLAMGALAANIVSIILGIIETILATFVEEEE, from the coding sequence ATGAGATTAAGGAAAATACTTACCCACTTCTTTATACTCATGGCTCTTACCACGAACATAAGTTTCGTTTTGAGTCCCAATCCTTACGAGCTTGCCATCACGATTTCCGCAAACCTATTTGCCACAATCCTTAAGATGGGAGAAGGAAGAATTCTCTCGAACGAGCTCATGGCTTCCAGTTTGGTTGCGGACCTTCACCTGATACCCGCGGGCTTTGTTTACTTCCTTGGAAGCGTTGAGGAGGCTGTGGGACTCGCCATGGGAGCCCTCGCGGCGAATATAGTATCTATTATTCTCGGAATTATAGAGACGATACTCGCAACCTTCGTGGAAGAGGAAGAGTGA